The following proteins are co-located in the Blastopirellula marina genome:
- a CDS encoding phage tail tube protein encodes MVTMGYATQFGLGPQHATNLATRQFEFQSCSLNKRQQLVRSQGIRGQRAPSGDTTQPGTYAVSGSVMLVPRPDDLDFLLPYILGAAEDADLFAMAESLPDLVATIDKQVYVETYRGLRVARAIFRSSQGQPLTLELQLEGTTKDNIAAAGTFPSITSTLSAKLPYVHHQATWTFDSTEFELNDLVLTIDNQLETDHYNNSQTRTRLPLGEPQITLAFNTHHDASFHGKLRDIAPSGVSAAQLRYNNGTDSLAIDFGRLQKHETPVDIRGKQSLRPDVTLAAFADTANNLPMIQFTNTNSA; translated from the coding sequence ATGGTAACCATGGGCTACGCCACCCAGTTTGGACTGGGCCCTCAACACGCCACGAATCTGGCGACACGACAGTTCGAGTTTCAATCATGCTCGCTAAACAAACGCCAGCAACTTGTCCGTTCGCAAGGGATTCGCGGCCAACGTGCTCCAAGCGGCGACACCACGCAGCCGGGCACTTATGCGGTAAGCGGCAGCGTCATGCTGGTCCCGCGTCCGGACGATCTCGACTTTCTGCTGCCATACATCCTGGGGGCAGCCGAAGATGCCGATCTGTTCGCGATGGCCGAAAGCTTGCCCGATTTAGTGGCCACGATCGACAAGCAGGTGTATGTCGAAACATATCGCGGCCTGCGAGTTGCCCGCGCGATCTTCCGCAGTAGTCAGGGGCAACCATTGACGCTGGAACTGCAGCTAGAGGGAACCACCAAAGACAACATCGCCGCGGCCGGTACCTTCCCCAGCATTACCAGCACACTTTCCGCGAAGCTACCGTATGTCCATCATCAAGCGACCTGGACGTTCGACAGCACCGAGTTCGAACTGAACGATTTGGTTCTGACAATCGACAATCAGCTGGAAACCGACCACTACAACAACAGCCAAACACGAACCCGTCTGCCTCTCGGAGAACCGCAAATCACACTGGCCTTCAATACGCATCACGATGCCAGTTTCCACGGCAAACTGCGCGACATCGCCCCCAGCGGCGTCAGCGCCGCACAGCTCCGATACAACAACGGCACCGATAGTCTCGCGATCGATTTCGGTCGCTTACAGAAGCACGAGACCCCAGTCGACATCCGCGGCAAGCAATCTCTCCGCCCTGATGTCACTCTCGCAGCGTTCGCTGACACGGCAAACAACTTGCCCATGATCCAATTTACCAACACCAACTCCGCATAA
- a CDS encoding glycosyltransferase family 32 protein, with product MTNAKQTYAPKLFHARPSYRPPQPLSYDLPPKRSDRIPRVMHFVWIGEADLPPRDAGYLEAFRQLHPHWEVRVWRDDEVFALPITGRLCQNLHPPAVAADVARVEIVHQLGGWYSDTDVRWLKNIDYLAEQAVILSTEADRRAHRLANGIFAAAAKSPLLEVILKRVAALSPGTIASSDVLSETGPKLWTRALRNFAPRARLHHSYSDAMGGLVVDVETSEVIAHHDLSFRWM from the coding sequence ATGACCAACGCAAAACAAACTTACGCCCCGAAACTATTTCATGCCCGGCCCAGTTATCGCCCGCCACAACCACTCAGCTACGATCTACCGCCCAAACGATCCGATCGCATTCCTCGCGTAATGCATTTCGTTTGGATCGGCGAAGCTGATCTCCCGCCGCGCGATGCTGGTTACCTTGAGGCCTTTCGTCAGCTTCATCCCCACTGGGAAGTGCGCGTTTGGCGGGATGACGAGGTGTTCGCTTTGCCGATCACCGGTCGCCTTTGCCAAAACCTGCATCCGCCAGCGGTCGCGGCAGATGTCGCGCGGGTTGAAATCGTGCATCAACTAGGCGGCTGGTACAGCGATACGGATGTGCGATGGCTGAAGAATATCGATTACCTGGCCGAGCAAGCCGTGATTCTCTCGACCGAAGCGGATCGCCGCGCCCATCGTTTGGCCAACGGAATCTTCGCAGCAGCAGCCAAGAGTCCGCTACTGGAAGTCATTCTCAAGCGAGTCGCTGCCCTTTCGCCAGGAACGATTGCTTCAAGCGACGTGCTGAGCGAAACAGGCCCCAAACTATGGACGCGGGCGCTGCGTAACTTCGCTCCCCGTGCGCGCCTGCATCATAGTTATAGTGACGCGATGGGAGGTTTAGTGGTCGATGTCGAGACAAGCGAAGTGATCGCCCATCATGATTTGAGTTTTCGTTGGATGTGA
- a CDS encoding type II toxin-antitoxin system HicB family antitoxin: protein MFQYKGYLGQIEIDEEAGLLHGHVINTKDVITFQGESVEETKQAFYDSVDEYLEFCADHGQEPDKPFSGQFMTRISPDLHRAASAQAAAEKMSLNAWVESLVRQGVEATKSKRVGKQPIKRKGSTAKANTRSPKKKLPKPAR, encoded by the coding sequence GTGTTTCAGTACAAAGGGTACCTTGGTCAGATCGAAATTGACGAGGAAGCAGGCTTGCTTCACGGGCACGTCATTAACACGAAAGATGTCATTACCTTTCAAGGGGAATCGGTCGAGGAAACAAAACAGGCTTTTTATGATTCGGTCGACGAGTATCTGGAATTCTGCGCCGACCATGGACAAGAGCCAGATAAGCCGTTTTCCGGGCAATTCATGACAAGGATCTCGCCAGATCTGCATCGAGCCGCCAGTGCTCAAGCCGCCGCTGAGAAGATGAGCCTGAATGCCTGGGTCGAATCGCTCGTTCGTCAGGGAGTTGAAGCCACCAAGAGCAAGCGTGTTGGCAAGCAACCGATCAAGCGGAAGGGCTCCACCGCAAAAGCAAATACTCGATCTCCGAAGAAGAAGCTTCCCAAGCCTGCCCGTTAA
- a CDS encoding type II toxin-antitoxin system HicA family toxin, producing the protein MNKKHRRTLAAVFAEPVRSNIAWRDIESMLVAAGAIVEERAGSRVGVLLNGVVAIFHRPHPEKETDKGAVRSVRSFLIAANIVAINENGSIIISEER; encoded by the coding sequence ATGAACAAAAAGCATCGCCGCACCCTCGCTGCCGTCTTCGCCGAACCGGTCCGATCTAACATCGCGTGGCGTGACATCGAGTCGATGTTGGTCGCTGCCGGCGCGATTGTGGAAGAAAGAGCCGGCTCGCGCGTCGGTGTCTTGTTGAATGGTGTGGTCGCGATTTTTCATCGGCCTCACCCCGAGAAAGAGACCGATAAAGGGGCGGTGCGTTCGGTTCGATCCTTTTTGATTGCCGCCAATATCGTTGCGATCAACGAGAACGGAAGCATCATCATTTCGGAGGAACGTTAG